A genomic region of Zea mays cultivar B73 chromosome 6, Zm-B73-REFERENCE-NAM-5.0, whole genome shotgun sequence contains the following coding sequences:
- the LOC100282219 gene encoding agamous-like MADS-box protein AGL66 isoform X1, which produces MSICIPGSPLQFACNLGGDRLHSIMGRVKLQIKRIENNTNRQVTFSKRRNGLIKKAYELSVLCDIDIALIMFSPSNRLSHFSGRRRIEDVITRYINLPEHDRGGVVRNREYLMKMLAKLKCEGNIAEQLTPNKEPINSNVEELQQEIKTYQHQMEVLKEQLRMFEPDLTTLMSMNDFETCEKFLMDTLTCVEERKKYLLCNHVAPFDPSASDMQQHVDMFALPPAPPHQQEQQGDDLGGAASAFGGDVSWFADGMPTSSIFAASDPILYFRDQVMFDSTSTMRRDSMVAGVDPGMTSVCQMEQQAPSVDWQQAYTSAEFFSTLIPSTPYPLDDQNDMAQVLTSPMVPPHEHDKVEVPMSSSNVPTDGDCGTTLAAAQEDGLPGVVNIG; this is translated from the exons ATGTCGATCTGCATCCCCGGATCTCCTCTTCAATTCGCCTGCAATCTTGGGGGTGATCGATTACACAGCATTATGGGTCGCGTGAAGCTACAGATCAAGAGGATAGAGAACAACACCAATCGGCAGGTGACCTTCTCCAAGCGTCGGAATGGCCTCATCAAGAAGGCCTATGAGCTCTCCGTTCTATGCGACATCGACATCGCGCTCATCATGTTCTCGCCCTCCAATCGCCTCAGCCACTTCTCCGGCAGGCGCAG gaTCGAGGACGTGATCACGAGGTACATCAATCTCCCGGAGCACGACAGAGGAGG AGTTGTTCGGAATAGAGAG TATCTGATGAAGATGCTTGCTAAACTCAAATGTGAGGGTAACATAGCCGAACAACTCACACCTAA TAAAGAGCCAATAAATTCCAACGTAGAG GAGCTTCAGCAGGAGATTAAGACGTACCAACACCAGATGGAAGTCTTAAAGGAGCAACTTAG GATGTTCGAACCAGATCTGACAACATTGATGTCGATGAACGATTTCGAGACGTGTGAGAAATTCCTCATGGACACCCTCACTTGCGTGGAGGAGCGAAAG AAATATTTGCTGTGCAACCACGTGGCCCCGTTCGATCCGTCGGCCTCCGACATGCAACAACACGTAGAC ATGTTCGCCCTGCCGCCGGCGCCGCCTCACCAACAGGAGCAACAAGGGGACGACCTAGGAGGCGCCGCCAGCGCGTTCGGTGGCGATGTCTCGTGGTTCGCCGATGGGATGCCGACGTCGTCGATCTTTGCCGCGTCGGACCCAATCTTGTACTTTAG GGATCAGGTGATGTTCGACTCGACGTCGACGATGCGGCGTGACTCGATGGTGGCAGGGGTGGACCCAGGAATGACCTCGGTGTGCCAGATGGAGCAGCAAGCCCCCAGCGTGGACTGGCAGCAGGCGTACACGTCGGCGGAGTTCTTCTCCACGCTGATCCCGTCCACGCCCTACCCCCTTGATGATCAG AACGACATGGCTCAAGTGCTTACATCTCCGATGGTGCCACCGCACGAGCACGATAAGGTGGAGGTGCCGATGAGCTCGTCCAACGTGCCGACGGACGGGGATTGCGGCACCACCCTTGCCGCCGCTCAAGAGGACGGCCTGCCCGGGGTGGTCAACATTGGCTAG
- the LOC100282219 gene encoding Agamous-like MADS-box protein AGL66: protein MGRVKLQIKRIENNTNRQVTFSKRRNGLIKKAYELSVLCDIDIALIMFSPSNRLSHFSGRRRIEDVITRYINLPEHDRGGVVRNREYLMKMLAKLKCEGNIAEQLTPNKEPINSNVEELQQEIKTYQHQMEVLKEQLRMFEPDLTTLMSMNDFETCEKFLMDTLTCVEERKKYLLCNHVAPFDPSASDMQQHVDMFALPPAPPHQQEQQGDDLGGAASAFGGDVSWFADGMPTSSIFAASDPILYFRDQVMFDSTSTMRRDSMVAGVDPGMTSVCQMEQQAPSVDWQQAYTSAEFFSTLIPSTPYPLDDQMQNDMAQVLTSPMVPPHEHDKVEVPMSSSNVPTDGDCGTTLAAAQEDGLPGVVNIG from the exons ATGGGTCGCGTGAAGCTACAGATCAAGAGGATAGAGAACAACACCAATCGGCAGGTGACCTTCTCCAAGCGTCGGAATGGCCTCATCAAGAAGGCCTATGAGCTCTCCGTTCTATGCGACATCGACATCGCGCTCATCATGTTCTCGCCCTCCAATCGCCTCAGCCACTTCTCCGGCAGGCGCAG gaTCGAGGACGTGATCACGAGGTACATCAATCTCCCGGAGCACGACAGAGGAGG AGTTGTTCGGAATAGAGAG TATCTGATGAAGATGCTTGCTAAACTCAAATGTGAGGGTAACATAGCCGAACAACTCACACCTAA TAAAGAGCCAATAAATTCCAACGTAGAG GAGCTTCAGCAGGAGATTAAGACGTACCAACACCAGATGGAAGTCTTAAAGGAGCAACTTAG GATGTTCGAACCAGATCTGACAACATTGATGTCGATGAACGATTTCGAGACGTGTGAGAAATTCCTCATGGACACCCTCACTTGCGTGGAGGAGCGAAAG AAATATTTGCTGTGCAACCACGTGGCCCCGTTCGATCCGTCGGCCTCCGACATGCAACAACACGTAGAC ATGTTCGCCCTGCCGCCGGCGCCGCCTCACCAACAGGAGCAACAAGGGGACGACCTAGGAGGCGCCGCCAGCGCGTTCGGTGGCGATGTCTCGTGGTTCGCCGATGGGATGCCGACGTCGTCGATCTTTGCCGCGTCGGACCCAATCTTGTACTTTAG GGATCAGGTGATGTTCGACTCGACGTCGACGATGCGGCGTGACTCGATGGTGGCAGGGGTGGACCCAGGAATGACCTCGGTGTGCCAGATGGAGCAGCAAGCCCCCAGCGTGGACTGGCAGCAGGCGTACACGTCGGCGGAGTTCTTCTCCACGCTGATCCCGTCCACGCCCTACCCCCTTGATGATCAG ATGCAGAACGACATGGCTCAAGTGCTTACATCTCCGATGGTGCCACCGCACGAGCACGATAAGGTGGAGGTGCCGATGAGCTCGTCCAACGTGCCGACGGACGGGGATTGCGGCACCACCCTTGCCGCCGCTCAAGAGGACGGCCTGCCCGGGGTGGTCAACATTGGCTAG